From Equus quagga isolate Etosha38 chromosome 3, UCLA_HA_Equagga_1.0, whole genome shotgun sequence, one genomic window encodes:
- the GAR1 gene encoding H/ACA ribonucleoprotein complex subunit 1, with translation MSFRGGGRGGFNRGGGGGFNRGGGSNNHFRGGGGGSFRGGGGGRGGFGRGGGRGGFNKGQDQGPPEHVVLLGEFLHPCEDDIVCKCTTDENKVPYFNAPVYLENKEQIGKVDEIFGQLRDFYFSVKLSENMKASSFKKLQKFYIDPYKLLPLQRFLPRPPGEKGPPRGGGRGGRGGGRGGGGRGGRGGGFRGGRGGGGFRGGRGGGGFRGRGR, from the exons ATGTCTTTCCGAGGCGGAGGTCGTGGGGGTTTTAATCGAGGTGGAGGTGGCGGCTTCAATCGCGGCGGCGGCAGCAACAACCACTTCCGAGGTGGAGGCGGCGGTAGTTtcagaggcggcggcggcggccggggaGGATTCGGACGAGGGGGTGGCCGCGGAGGTTTTAACAAAGGCCAAGACCAAGGACCTCCGGAACATGTGGTTT TGTTAGGAGAGTTCCTGCATCCCTGTGAAGATGACATAGTTTGTAAATGTACCACAGATGAAAATAAGGTGCCTTATTTCAATGCTCCagtttatttagaaaacaaagaacaaattggAAAAGTGGATGAAATATTTGGACAACTTAGAGACTTT TATTTTTCAGTTAAATTGTCAGAAAACATGAAGGcctcttcctttaaaaaactaCAGAAG TTTTATATAGACCCTTATAAGCTGCTGCCACTGCAGAGGTTTTTGCCTCGACCTCCGGGTGAGAAGGGACCTCCGAGAGGTGGTGGCAGGGGGGGtcgaggaggaggaagaggaggaggcggcAGAGGTGGCAGAGGCG GTGGCTTTAGAGGTGGAAGAGGAGGCGGAGGCTTCAGGGGAGGAAGGGGCGGTGGTGGTTTCAGAG GGAGAGGACGTTAA